One part of the Rhodococcus oxybenzonivorans genome encodes these proteins:
- the gdhA gene encoding NADP-specific glutamate dehydrogenase codes for MSTRDRVAEIYEQVRLRNAGEPEFHQAAAEVFESLQIVLDHHPHYADSGLIERLCEPERQIIFRVPWVDDAGRVHVNRGFRVQYNSVLGPYKGGLRFHPSVNLGIVKFLGFEQIFKNALTGLPIGGGKGGSDFDPKGRSDAEIMRFCQSFMTELHRHIGEYIDVPAGDIGVGGREIGYLFGQYKRLTNSYESGVLTGKGLTWGGSQVRREATGYGVAYFVAEMLHAARTSLDGKTVVISGSGNVAIHAIEKIHQLGGVAVACSDSSGYVVDDKGLDVGLLKEIKEVRRGRIGEYADTVPHARFAPNGSIWDVRCDVALPCATQNELDEAAAKTLVANGVQAVAEGANMPTTPQGVQVFRDAGVAFAPGKAANAGGVATSALEMQQNASRDSWSFEYTDERLAGIMRGIHDRTVATADEYGMPGDYVHGANIAGFVKVADAMISLGVI; via the coding sequence GTGTCAACGCGCGACCGAGTAGCCGAAATCTATGAACAGGTCCGCCTACGCAATGCGGGCGAACCGGAGTTCCATCAGGCGGCGGCAGAAGTGTTCGAGTCGCTTCAGATCGTTCTCGACCATCACCCGCACTACGCGGATTCCGGGCTGATCGAGCGCCTGTGCGAGCCCGAACGACAAATCATCTTCCGAGTGCCCTGGGTGGACGACGCCGGACGTGTGCACGTCAATCGCGGATTTCGGGTGCAGTACAACAGTGTGCTCGGCCCCTACAAGGGCGGTCTCCGATTCCACCCGAGCGTGAATCTAGGAATCGTGAAGTTCCTCGGTTTCGAGCAAATCTTCAAGAACGCACTCACCGGACTCCCGATCGGCGGTGGCAAAGGAGGGTCCGACTTCGACCCCAAGGGCCGTTCGGACGCCGAGATCATGCGCTTCTGCCAGTCCTTCATGACCGAACTGCACCGCCACATCGGTGAGTACATCGACGTCCCTGCCGGTGACATCGGTGTCGGTGGACGCGAGATCGGCTACCTGTTCGGTCAGTACAAACGCCTGACCAATTCCTACGAGTCGGGTGTCCTCACCGGCAAAGGCCTCACCTGGGGCGGTTCGCAGGTGCGGCGCGAGGCCACCGGCTACGGAGTGGCCTACTTCGTCGCCGAGATGTTGCACGCAGCGCGCACCTCGTTGGACGGGAAGACGGTGGTGATCTCCGGCTCCGGAAACGTCGCCATCCATGCCATCGAGAAGATCCACCAGCTCGGCGGCGTCGCGGTTGCATGCTCGGATTCGTCGGGATATGTCGTCGACGACAAGGGCCTCGACGTCGGTCTCCTGAAGGAGATCAAGGAGGTGCGGCGCGGGCGCATCGGCGAATACGCCGATACCGTGCCACACGCGAGATTCGCTCCGAACGGGTCGATCTGGGACGTCCGATGTGATGTCGCACTTCCCTGCGCCACCCAGAACGAACTCGACGAAGCAGCTGCCAAGACTTTGGTGGCCAATGGCGTCCAGGCCGTCGCCGAAGGCGCGAACATGCCGACCACCCCTCAGGGAGTACAGGTGTTTCGCGACGCCGGCGTGGCCTTCGCACCAGGCAAGGCCGCCAACGCCGGCGGTGTCGCAACGTCGGCACTCGAGATGCAGCAGAACGCGTCCCGCGACTCGTGGAGCTTCGAGTACACCGACGAGCGACTGGCCGGGATCATGCGCGGCATCCACGACCGCACCGTCGCCACCGCCGACGAGTACGGGATGCCCGGCGATTACGTCCACGGCGCGAACATCGCCGGCTTCGTCAAGGTGGCCGACGCGATGATCTCACTCGGCGTCATCTGA